One genomic segment of Streptomyces sp. RerS4 includes these proteins:
- a CDS encoding hemerythrin domain-containing protein has product MGHGGDVVQELTADHDEVKDYFEQLRTATDGERRREIADLLTIELVRHSVAEEQYLYPAIRERLEDGDLIADKEIADHSRVEKMLKDLEGLDTTDAAFTQLMDALRTEVLAHIKDEEENLFPTLRHNCPQEQLDDLGSRIRRAKKLAPTRPHPGTPSTPPANKLLAPGLGLVDRARDIVTGRGRSS; this is encoded by the coding sequence ATGGGACACGGAGGAGACGTCGTACAGGAACTCACCGCCGACCACGACGAGGTGAAGGACTACTTCGAGCAACTGCGGACCGCCACGGACGGCGAACGCCGACGCGAGATCGCCGACCTGCTGACCATCGAACTGGTACGCCACTCCGTCGCGGAGGAGCAGTACCTCTACCCGGCCATCCGTGAACGCCTCGAAGACGGCGACCTGATCGCGGACAAGGAGATCGCCGACCACTCCCGGGTGGAGAAGATGCTCAAGGACCTGGAAGGCCTGGACACGACCGACGCGGCCTTCACCCAGCTCATGGACGCGCTGCGCACCGAGGTCCTCGCCCACATCAAGGACGAGGAGGAGAACCTCTTCCCGACGCTGCGGCACAACTGCCCGCAGGAGCAGTTGGACGACCTCGGTTCCCGCATCCGACGCGCGAAGAAGCTCGCCCCCACCCGACCGCACCCCGGTACCCCGTCGACTCCGCCCGCCAACAAGCTGCTCGCGCCGGGCCTCGGCCTGGTCGACCGCGCGCGGGACATCGTCACCGGCCGGGGCAGGTCGAGCTGA
- a CDS encoding NAD-dependent epimerase/dehydratase family protein produces MKLTDTGKDADEGLCVVVVGATGNLGTSVVRACADSPAVTSVIGAARRTPSWRPPKTTWVAVDIEPGGPDLLPLFSGADAVVHLAWKFQPTHDPATTWRTNVLGSERVFEAVAAAGVPVLVHASSVGAYSPGPKDRAVDESWPTHGWPQAAYTREKSYLERILDAYEPRYPQVRVVRLRPSFLFKRTSASEQRRIFGGRLLPQRLLRPSLIPAIPDLPGLVFQALHTDDAADAALAAVTRPVRGAFNLAADPPLDVDVLSGILHARTFAMPAAPVRAALATAWRLHLAPASPDLFDAVLRLPLLDSGRARTELDWQPRYTAVQAIEEFFAGLREGAGMPTAPLAA; encoded by the coding sequence ATGAAACTCACCGATACCGGGAAGGACGCCGACGAGGGCCTGTGCGTCGTGGTCGTGGGCGCCACCGGCAACCTCGGCACCAGCGTGGTACGCGCCTGCGCCGACAGCCCGGCCGTGACCTCCGTCATCGGGGCGGCCCGCCGTACCCCCAGCTGGCGACCGCCCAAGACGACCTGGGTGGCCGTCGACATCGAGCCGGGCGGCCCCGATCTGCTGCCCCTGTTCTCCGGCGCGGACGCCGTCGTCCACCTCGCCTGGAAGTTCCAGCCGACGCACGATCCGGCGACGACCTGGCGCACCAACGTCCTCGGGAGCGAGCGCGTCTTCGAGGCGGTCGCCGCCGCCGGGGTTCCGGTCCTGGTGCACGCCTCGTCCGTGGGCGCCTACTCCCCCGGCCCGAAGGACCGCGCCGTCGACGAGTCCTGGCCGACCCACGGCTGGCCTCAGGCCGCGTACACCCGGGAGAAGTCCTATCTGGAGCGGATCCTCGACGCGTACGAGCCGCGGTACCCGCAGGTGCGCGTGGTGCGGCTGCGGCCGAGCTTCCTGTTCAAACGGACCTCCGCCTCCGAGCAGCGACGGATCTTCGGCGGGCGCCTGCTTCCGCAGCGGCTGCTGCGGCCGAGCCTGATCCCGGCGATCCCCGATCTGCCCGGCCTCGTCTTCCAGGCCCTGCACACCGACGACGCGGCCGACGCCGCTCTGGCGGCGGTGACCCGTCCTGTCCGCGGGGCGTTCAACCTGGCTGCCGACCCGCCGCTCGATGTGGACGTCCTCTCGGGGATCCTGCACGCCCGTACGTTCGCGATGCCCGCGGCGCCGGTACGGGCGGCGCTGGCCACGGCCTGGCGGCTGCACCTGGCGCCGGCCTCACCGGACCTGTTCGACGCCGTCCTGCGCCTGCCGCTGCTGGACAGCGGCCGGGCCCGCACCGAGCTCGACTGGCAGCCCCGGTACACGGCGGTGCAGGCCATCGAGGAGTTCTTCGCCGGATTGCGGGAGGGGGCCGGGATGCCCACCGCTCCGCTGGCAGCGTAA
- a CDS encoding type 1 glutamine amidotransferase domain-containing protein, whose amino-acid sequence MRIAFLTAPEGVEEVELTSPWEAVGRAGWSPQLVSTSAGRVQAFRHFDKGGTYPVDHVLGGATSDAFDGLVLPGGVANPDALRMNDRAVGFVRDFFEAGKPVAAICHAPWTLVEADVVRGRTLTSWPSLATDIRNAGGTWVDEKVQVCHAAPATLITSRKPDDLDAFCSALVREFAAVRL is encoded by the coding sequence GTGCGTATCGCGTTTCTGACCGCGCCCGAAGGCGTCGAGGAGGTCGAGCTGACCTCACCGTGGGAGGCGGTCGGCCGTGCCGGCTGGTCCCCGCAGCTCGTCTCGACGTCCGCCGGCCGGGTCCAGGCCTTCCGCCACTTCGACAAGGGCGGCACGTATCCCGTCGACCACGTGCTGGGCGGCGCCACGTCCGACGCGTTCGACGGGCTCGTCCTGCCCGGCGGGGTCGCCAACCCCGACGCCCTGCGCATGAACGACCGGGCCGTGGGGTTCGTCCGCGACTTCTTCGAGGCCGGCAAGCCGGTCGCCGCGATCTGTCACGCCCCCTGGACGCTCGTGGAGGCGGACGTCGTACGGGGCCGGACCCTGACCTCGTGGCCGAGTCTGGCGACCGACATCCGCAACGCGGGCGGCACCTGGGTGGACGAGAAGGTGCAGGTCTGCCACGCGGCCCCGGCCACCCTGATCACCAGCCGCAAACCGGACGACCTCGACGCGTTCTGCTCCGCATTGGTGCGGGAGTTCGCCGCCGTGCGGCTGTGA
- a CDS encoding family 2B encapsulin nanocompartment shell protein: protein MTVDTSPEAQPAPPQQSSLSTAAARNLATTTKSAPQMQEITSRWLLRMLPWVETKGGAYRVNRRLNYTVGDGRIEFVQDGADVRVIPRELGELALLRGFDDVDVLTALAGRCVQRDFRAGEVLVQRGNPAEQIHLIAHGRISQTSVGKYGDEVDLAVLADGDRFGDHALVDEDATWEYTATAETSGTLLTLSRADFAAVLATAPGLQAHVRHVGSLPQQRQNRHGEAEIAMSAGHTGEAELPGAFVDYELKPREYELSIAQTVLRVHTRVADLYNGPMNQTEEQLRLTIEALRERQEHELVNNREFGLLHNAAFKQRIQTHSGPPTPDDLDELLCRRRGTKLFLAHPKTIAAIGREFNARGLYPDHVDVGGQSVPAWRGVPILPCNKIPISRENTSSILAMRTGEENQGVIGLRQTGLPEEYEPGLSVRFMGISEQAIISYLVTAYYSAAVLVPDALGVLENVQIARRRD from the coding sequence ATGACCGTTGACACCAGCCCGGAAGCGCAGCCGGCGCCTCCCCAGCAGTCCAGCCTGAGCACGGCTGCCGCCCGTAACCTTGCGACCACGACCAAGTCCGCCCCGCAGATGCAGGAGATCACCTCCCGGTGGCTGCTGCGGATGCTCCCCTGGGTGGAGACGAAGGGTGGCGCCTACCGGGTCAACCGGCGCCTCAACTACACCGTCGGCGACGGCCGGATCGAGTTCGTGCAGGACGGCGCCGACGTCCGGGTGATCCCCCGCGAGCTCGGCGAACTGGCCCTGCTGCGCGGCTTCGACGACGTGGACGTGCTGACCGCGCTCGCCGGCCGGTGTGTCCAGCGCGACTTCCGCGCCGGCGAGGTGCTCGTCCAGCGCGGCAACCCCGCCGAACAGATCCACCTGATCGCCCACGGCCGGATCAGCCAGACCTCCGTCGGCAAGTACGGGGACGAGGTGGACCTCGCCGTACTCGCCGACGGCGACCGCTTCGGCGACCACGCGCTGGTGGACGAGGACGCCACGTGGGAGTACACCGCCACCGCCGAGACCTCCGGCACCCTGCTCACCCTCTCCCGCGCCGACTTCGCCGCCGTCCTGGCCACGGCCCCGGGCCTCCAGGCCCACGTGCGGCACGTCGGGTCCCTGCCGCAGCAGCGGCAGAATCGACACGGCGAGGCCGAGATCGCCATGTCCGCCGGCCACACCGGTGAGGCGGAACTCCCCGGTGCCTTCGTCGACTACGAGCTCAAGCCCCGCGAGTACGAGCTCTCCATCGCCCAGACCGTGCTGCGCGTCCACACCAGGGTCGCCGACCTCTACAACGGGCCGATGAACCAGACCGAGGAGCAACTCCGGCTGACCATCGAGGCGTTGCGCGAACGCCAGGAACACGAGCTGGTCAACAACCGGGAGTTCGGCCTGCTCCACAACGCCGCCTTCAAGCAGCGGATCCAGACCCACTCCGGCCCGCCCACCCCGGACGACCTCGACGAGCTGCTCTGCCGTCGCCGCGGCACCAAGCTCTTCCTGGCCCACCCCAAGACGATCGCGGCGATCGGCCGGGAGTTCAACGCCCGCGGGCTGTACCCGGACCACGTCGACGTCGGCGGCCAGTCGGTCCCGGCCTGGCGCGGCGTACCGATCCTGCCCTGCAACAAGATCCCCATCAGCCGCGAGAACACCAGCTCCATCCTGGCGATGCGCACCGGCGAGGAGAACCAGGGCGTCATCGGTCTGCGCCAGACCGGTCTGCCGGAGGAGTACGAGCCGGGCCTGTCGGTGCGGTTCATGGGCATCAGCGAGCAGGCGATCATCTCCTACCTCGTCACCGCCTACTACTCCGCCGCCGTCCTGGTGCCCGACGCACTCGGCGTGCTGGAGAACGTACAGATCGCCCGCAGGCGCGACTGA